One Bacillota bacterium genomic window carries:
- a CDS encoding molybdenum cofactor guanylyltransferase, whose product MAGIILAGGKGKRLGVTNKALYSLDGKALLDHVTASLNLVFNRLVLVTNTPDLYPDFPGAVVKDIHYGHGPLSGIEAGLVAAGEGLHFVAGCDMPCLNPELIRYLQERGRDYDIVVPRLGHYVEPLHSFYRYDILPQIRSLLKKGNYRLSALFTAPLRVLHVNENEIKKFDPNLISFFNINTPADVLHAERMLTRGERTKWSQQ is encoded by the coding sequence GTGGCCGGCATAATCCTAGCCGGAGGAAAAGGGAAGCGGCTCGGAGTAACTAACAAGGCGTTGTACTCTTTGGACGGCAAGGCTTTGCTCGACCATGTGACGGCGAGTCTTAATCTGGTCTTTAACCGGCTTGTTCTGGTTACTAATACGCCTGACCTGTACCCTGATTTTCCGGGAGCGGTGGTCAAAGATATCCACTATGGCCATGGCCCACTCAGCGGTATTGAAGCAGGTCTTGTTGCTGCCGGGGAAGGCCTGCATTTTGTTGCCGGTTGCGATATGCCGTGTTTAAATCCCGAGCTGATCAGGTACTTACAGGAACGGGGCCGGGACTACGATATTGTAGTCCCGCGCCTCGGGCACTATGTGGAACCGCTGCACTCTTTTTACCGTTACGATATTTTGCCACAGATCAGGTCCCTACTAAAAAAGGGTAACTATCGGCTCAGTGCTCTTTTCACGGCACCGCTGCGAGTGTTGCACGTAAACGAGAATGAGATTAAGAAATTCGATCCCAATCTTATTAGCTTTTTTAACATCAACACACCTGCTGACGTACTGCACGCCGAAAGAATGCTGACACGAGGAGAGAGGACAAAGTGGAGCCAACAGTGA
- the fdhD gene encoding formate dehydrogenase accessory sulfurtransferase FdhD has protein sequence MEPTVTMSIAKWSNGAWQAEKDVVVREDVVTVYVNEHELVRLHCSWDYPAELAVGYLKAARLINQKSDLRELRIVPEERSVYVWTAESATTAAVPAPSAVTSGCGQGPAFYHCWQSSFELAPVTSTFKLNPEGVLRLIRELHQRSALFKLTGGVHSAALGGAQDLAIFRQDIGRHNAVDKVIGHTILSDVATTDKVLVISGRISSDIILKAVLAGLPLVVSPSAPTHLAVELARRLGITVVGFARGTRLSVYSEVWRLQRD, from the coding sequence GTGGAGCCAACAGTGACTATGAGCATTGCCAAGTGGAGCAATGGTGCCTGGCAAGCTGAGAAAGATGTGGTTGTCCGGGAAGATGTAGTCACTGTTTATGTCAACGAACATGAATTAGTCCGGCTGCATTGTTCTTGGGATTACCCAGCTGAACTGGCAGTGGGGTATCTGAAGGCTGCTCGGTTGATTAACCAAAAGAGCGATCTACGGGAGCTTAGGATTGTTCCGGAGGAACGATCAGTTTATGTATGGACGGCTGAAAGCGCCACCACGGCGGCTGTTCCGGCTCCAAGTGCGGTGACATCGGGCTGTGGCCAAGGGCCGGCCTTTTACCATTGTTGGCAAAGCAGTTTTGAGTTAGCGCCGGTGACATCCACATTCAAACTGAACCCGGAAGGGGTTTTGAGGTTGATCCGTGAGCTCCACCAACGCTCTGCCTTGTTTAAACTCACCGGCGGTGTCCATAGTGCTGCCCTTGGGGGAGCGCAAGACCTGGCTATTTTCCGTCAGGATATCGGTCGCCACAATGCTGTAGATAAAGTGATCGGTCATACAATTCTTTCAGACGTGGCCACCACGGACAAGGTGTTGGTGATAAGTGGCCGGATATCTTCGGACATTATCCTTAAAGCGGTCTTGGCCGGACTTCCGCTGGTGGTGTCTCCGTCGGCTCCGACTCATTTGGCGGTGGAACTGGCACGACGCCTCGGTATTACAGTGGTTGGTTTTGCTCGGGGGACCCGTCTTAGTGTGTACAGCGAAGTTTGGCGACTACAACGTGACTGA
- the rsxC gene encoding electron transport complex subunit RsxC encodes MKLRSFLGGVHPAPAKGRTGNSPIATAPLPPKVVIPLAQGGAPCEPLVKVGDTVLAGQKIGDSQAFVSAPVHASISGKVTALESVACPTGRSSLAVVIESDSQDSWINTGGRSLADLSAADVKDLIREAGLVGMGGAMFPTHVKVSPPPGKSFEAVIINGAECEPYLTCDQRLMMEEPEQIILGLKAWLKVTGAQKGYIGIEDNKQEAIAVLRAAVAEEGNIEVVPLTTKYPQGSEKQLIFAVLGREIPSGGLPVDAGALVQNVGTTYALAQAIVYGKPLVERVVTVTGTPLKESYNLKVRIGTLFSELLSYCGVEAKVGKLISGGPMMGIAQSSAEVPVLKGTSGILVLSPEEAGALPERACIRCGRCVDACPIGLLPTLLDQYCRNDMWHQAEEGHVADCIECGCCAYVCPSKRHLVAALRLGKAEVLARRRRRK; translated from the coding sequence ATGAAACTAAGGTCTTTCTTAGGTGGGGTTCACCCGGCGCCGGCCAAAGGTAGGACAGGGAATAGTCCGATCGCGACGGCACCGTTGCCACCAAAGGTGGTAATCCCCTTAGCCCAAGGCGGTGCTCCTTGCGAGCCGCTGGTAAAAGTGGGCGATACAGTGCTGGCAGGACAGAAGATCGGTGACAGCCAAGCCTTTGTTTCTGCTCCGGTGCATGCTAGCATATCAGGTAAAGTTACGGCTCTTGAATCGGTGGCCTGCCCCACGGGCCGTAGCAGTTTGGCTGTAGTAATTGAGAGTGACAGCCAAGATTCATGGATAAATACCGGTGGCCGATCGTTGGCTGATCTGTCGGCAGCCGATGTTAAGGATTTGATCCGGGAAGCCGGATTGGTGGGTATGGGAGGAGCCATGTTTCCTACCCATGTTAAAGTTTCGCCGCCGCCGGGCAAGAGTTTTGAGGCGGTTATTATTAATGGGGCTGAATGCGAACCCTATCTCACTTGCGACCAGAGACTGATGATGGAAGAACCGGAACAGATTATTCTTGGCCTTAAAGCTTGGTTGAAGGTAACCGGAGCCCAGAAGGGCTATATTGGGATTGAAGACAACAAACAAGAAGCCATTGCTGTCTTGAGGGCGGCTGTGGCCGAAGAGGGTAACATCGAGGTGGTACCGCTGACCACCAAGTACCCCCAAGGCTCGGAGAAACAATTGATTTTTGCTGTCTTAGGACGGGAGATTCCCTCCGGCGGTTTGCCAGTGGACGCAGGGGCCTTAGTACAAAACGTCGGCACAACTTATGCTTTGGCCCAAGCGATTGTTTACGGGAAGCCCTTGGTGGAACGGGTAGTAACCGTAACCGGTACACCGCTGAAGGAATCCTATAACCTTAAAGTAAGAATCGGCACCTTGTTCAGCGAACTCCTATCGTACTGCGGGGTGGAAGCTAAGGTAGGAAAGCTGATCAGTGGCGGCCCCATGATGGGCATAGCTCAGTCCAGCGCTGAAGTGCCGGTGCTAAAGGGAACATCGGGTATTTTGGTGTTATCGCCTGAGGAAGCCGGAGCCTTGCCGGAACGAGCCTGCATTCGCTGTGGGCGCTGCGTAGATGCTTGCCCTATAGGACTGCTACCGACCTTATTAGATCAGTACTGTCGTAATGACATGTGGCACCAGGCGGAGGAGGGGCATGTGGCTGACTGTATTGAGTGTGGTTGCTGTGCCTATGTGTGTCCGTCGAAACGGCACTTGGTGGCAGCACTTCGGTTAGGGAAAGCGGAAGTACTGGCGCGTCGGCGTCGGAGGAAGTAG
- a CDS encoding RnfABCDGE type electron transport complex subunit D, translated as MANQNILPGEGELLVSSSPHIRAEETVDWLMWQVVVALLPAAVVSVYFFGFRSLYLMVLGVASAMVTEAVMQKALGRGLTIKDGSAAVTGLLLAFNVPANAPWWLVVIGAVFAIAVVKQTFGGLGYNFINPALTARAFLLAAWPQYLAGNFPLPLDTVTGATPLAIIEGTAAGSLPSYLDLFLGNVGGVLGETSALALLVGGLYLVWQKVIDWRTPATFIGTVAVLTWIFGGRGGLFAGDPLYHVLAGGLMLGAFFMATDYVTSPVTPQGRLVFGVGCGIITVLIRLWGGYPEGVSYSILLMNLVVPFIERWTAPRVYGIQTSRV; from the coding sequence ATGGCTAACCAAAACATCCTTCCCGGGGAAGGAGAGCTGCTGGTGTCTTCTTCGCCCCATATTAGGGCCGAGGAGACGGTGGATTGGCTTATGTGGCAGGTGGTAGTGGCTTTGCTTCCAGCTGCGGTGGTCAGCGTTTACTTTTTTGGTTTCCGTTCACTGTACCTTATGGTGCTGGGTGTAGCTAGCGCCATGGTTACCGAGGCAGTGATGCAGAAAGCCTTGGGAAGAGGTTTGACAATAAAGGATGGCAGTGCTGCTGTTACCGGTTTGCTTCTGGCCTTTAACGTGCCGGCTAATGCTCCGTGGTGGCTGGTGGTAATAGGGGCGGTTTTTGCTATTGCTGTGGTTAAGCAGACTTTCGGTGGGCTCGGCTACAATTTTATCAATCCGGCCCTCACGGCTCGCGCTTTTCTTCTGGCAGCCTGGCCCCAGTATCTGGCCGGTAATTTTCCTTTGCCGCTGGACACTGTAACGGGCGCAACACCGTTAGCCATTATTGAGGGTACAGCCGCTGGCAGCTTACCGTCGTACTTGGATCTTTTCTTAGGCAATGTGGGTGGCGTCCTGGGCGAGACATCAGCTCTGGCCTTACTGGTAGGGGGGCTATATCTTGTTTGGCAGAAAGTAATCGACTGGCGCACTCCGGCAACGTTTATCGGCACGGTGGCAGTTCTTACTTGGATCTTTGGCGGTCGTGGCGGCCTCTTTGCGGGGGATCCGCTCTATCATGTCTTAGCCGGCGGACTTATGCTCGGTGCTTTCTTCATGGCTACTGATTATGTCACGTCACCTGTTACTCCCCAAGGTCGGTTAGTTTTCGGTGTAGGTTGCGGTATTATCACCGTACTAATTCGCCTCTGGGGCGGCTATCCGGAAGGGGTTTCTTATTCCATTTTGCTCATGAATTTGGTGGTGCCGTTTATCGAACGGTGGACTGCGCCCCGAGTCTACGGCATACAAACCAGTCGGGTATGA
- the rsxE gene encoding electron transport complex subunit RsxE, with protein MKKLWGTFSNGIINENPTLRLVIGMCAPLAVTTAVANGFWMGIAVIFVLTASNILISSLRKIIPEQIRIPIFVVIIATFTTVADLSLKAVQPDIHAKLGVFVPLIVVNCIIFARAEAFASKNNVLLSTVDGLGMGLGFTLALIVLATIRELLGNGSWWGIKLLPAAFEPAIVMILPPGAFVTLGYLLGGLNLLTGKTGEN; from the coding sequence ATGAAAAAGTTATGGGGTACCTTTTCTAATGGTATTATTAACGAAAACCCAACACTCCGTCTAGTTATCGGTATGTGTGCACCGCTGGCGGTGACCACAGCCGTAGCCAATGGATTCTGGATGGGGATTGCCGTGATTTTTGTGCTTACAGCGTCCAATATATTGATTTCATCTCTACGTAAAATCATTCCGGAGCAAATTCGTATTCCTATTTTTGTAGTCATCATTGCTACTTTTACTACGGTAGCAGACCTTAGTTTAAAAGCCGTACAGCCAGACATCCATGCTAAGCTGGGCGTGTTTGTTCCGCTGATTGTTGTTAACTGTATTATCTTTGCCCGGGCAGAAGCTTTTGCCAGTAAGAATAACGTTTTACTTTCCACTGTGGATGGGCTCGGTATGGGCCTGGGGTTTACCTTGGCTCTAATAGTATTGGCCACCATTAGAGAGCTTCTGGGCAACGGTAGTTGGTGGGGAATTAAGCTACTCCCGGCTGCGTTTGAGCCTGCTATTGTGATGATTCTTCCCCCGGGTGCCTTTGTTACCTTAGGCTATCTACTGGGTGGGTTAAACCTTCTTACCGGTAAGACCGGCGAGAACTAA
- the rsxA gene encoding electron transport complex subunit RsxA yields MHYLAIIIGGVLINNYIFSRFLGLCPFWGVSKQVETATGMSLAVIFVMAMASAVTWLVNKYLLIQFELQYMQTIVFILVIAALVQFVEMIIQKTSPILYQALGIYLPLITTNCAVLGVALLNISENYNFLESVINGTASAIGWSLAIILFAGLRERWAFAPIPPSMKGFPIALVATGLMSIAFFGFQGLFRGILF; encoded by the coding sequence GTGCATTACCTGGCCATTATCATTGGTGGCGTACTGATAAACAACTACATCTTTAGCCGGTTCTTGGGCCTCTGTCCTTTTTGGGGTGTGTCGAAACAGGTGGAGACGGCTACAGGCATGAGCCTCGCCGTTATCTTCGTCATGGCCATGGCATCAGCGGTCACATGGTTAGTGAATAAGTATCTCCTTATTCAGTTTGAACTTCAGTATATGCAAACAATTGTTTTTATCTTAGTCATTGCTGCACTGGTTCAGTTTGTGGAAATGATCATTCAAAAAACGAGCCCAATTCTGTATCAAGCGCTAGGTATTTATCTACCGCTTATTACTACCAATTGCGCTGTATTGGGGGTAGCTCTCTTAAATATTTCTGAGAACTATAATTTTCTCGAGAGCGTTATCAATGGCACGGCCAGTGCCATTGGTTGGTCGCTGGCGATCATTCTTTTTGCCGGTCTTCGTGAACGCTGGGCGTTTGCCCCGATTCCTCCCAGCATGAAAGGTTTTCCTATCGCTTTGGTGGCTACCGGTCTTATGTCTATTGCTTTCTTTGGTTTCCAAGGGTTGTTCCGGGGCATTCTGTTCTAA
- a CDS encoding RnfABCDGE type electron transport complex subunit B, whose amino-acid sequence MVEATLILGGLGLLFGIFLGVAARKFAIDKDPKMEEILAALPGANCGACGFPGCSGLAAAIAKGEAAPNACKAGGASVAELVAQIMGVDASNNDRQVVRLICRGGREQARQRAEYVGLNDCRSAKAFGFAGKACTFGCLGLGNCARACPFSAITMGPDGLPVIDPYVCTGCGVCVQTCPQSVLALVPARNRVFVACSSTAPGRQVRPVCQVGCIACRICEKTCEHDAIKVENNLARIDYSKCTNCGRCADKCPQKIIINETLSEQSAQAVV is encoded by the coding sequence ATGGTAGAAGCTACTCTTATCTTAGGCGGTCTGGGGCTGCTGTTCGGCATATTTTTAGGTGTGGCGGCCCGTAAATTTGCCATAGACAAAGATCCCAAGATGGAAGAAATTTTGGCGGCGCTCCCTGGGGCTAACTGCGGTGCCTGCGGCTTCCCCGGCTGCAGTGGTTTAGCAGCGGCGATAGCCAAGGGTGAGGCGGCACCCAATGCCTGCAAAGCCGGCGGAGCGTCGGTAGCAGAACTAGTGGCACAGATCATGGGTGTGGATGCATCGAACAATGATCGCCAGGTGGTCCGGCTTATTTGTCGCGGCGGCCGCGAACAGGCTCGGCAGCGGGCCGAATATGTAGGACTAAATGACTGCCGGAGTGCCAAGGCCTTTGGCTTCGCTGGCAAGGCTTGCACCTTTGGTTGCTTGGGATTGGGCAACTGTGCCCGCGCTTGTCCGTTTAGCGCCATTACCATGGGTCCGGACGGACTGCCGGTAATCGACCCTTATGTATGCACCGGCTGTGGTGTGTGTGTCCAGACTTGTCCGCAGTCAGTGTTAGCGTTGGTGCCGGCACGAAACAGGGTGTTTGTGGCCTGCAGTTCTACGGCACCTGGGCGCCAAGTACGCCCGGTGTGTCAAGTAGGGTGTATCGCCTGTCGTATTTGTGAAAAGACCTGCGAGCACGATGCCATTAAGGTGGAAAACAACTTGGCCCGGATTGACTACAGCAAATGCACCAACTGCGGCCGCTGTGCCGACAAATGTCCACAGAAGATTATTATTAATGAAACTTTAAGCGAACAGTCAGCCCAGGCGGTAGTATAA
- a CDS encoding FAD:protein FMN transferase: MQTKWTKMAVLVLVVAGLLLSGCRGVRTEVRKTEFMMDTAVTITAYGPRAEQAVAAAFAEMRRVAALMNADDPDSEVSLINRNAGLEPVRVSSETFELLELCQHYSELAAGAFDVTVRPLVELWGIGKKDKYVPSPEEIERALQLVDYRKVILDQNTKTVFLPVPGMGVDLGGAAKGYAADRAREILKEHGVRSALIDAGGNIWTVGIRPDGRKWRIGIRHPRPEVAGGVLAVLPSQDLTLVTSGDYERYFLKYGTRYHHIFDPHTGLPARELVSATIIGNNSAEADILSTAVFVLGADRGLALTNQLPHITTVVVTPKLQVLTAGSHETELELVYKEGEDQ; encoded by the coding sequence GTGCAGACGAAATGGACCAAGATGGCGGTATTAGTTTTAGTGGTGGCGGGCCTGCTCTTAAGTGGCTGCCGGGGGGTCCGTACCGAAGTGCGTAAGACAGAATTCATGATGGATACAGCCGTTACCATTACCGCCTACGGCCCGCGGGCCGAGCAGGCGGTGGCAGCGGCTTTTGCTGAAATGAGGCGGGTTGCCGCTCTAATGAATGCTGATGACCCTGACAGCGAAGTATCCTTGATCAACAGAAATGCTGGCCTAGAGCCGGTCAGGGTAAGTTCGGAAACGTTTGAACTACTTGAGTTGTGCCAGCACTACAGTGAACTAGCAGCCGGGGCTTTTGATGTTACTGTACGTCCCCTGGTGGAGCTTTGGGGCATCGGTAAGAAAGACAAATATGTGCCTAGCCCGGAAGAGATTGAGCGAGCGCTTCAACTGGTAGATTATCGGAAAGTTATTTTGGATCAGAACACAAAAACAGTGTTTTTACCAGTGCCAGGCATGGGTGTTGATTTAGGTGGAGCCGCCAAGGGCTATGCCGCCGATCGAGCTCGGGAAATACTCAAGGAACACGGGGTTCGATCAGCTTTAATCGATGCCGGCGGCAATATTTGGACGGTGGGTATACGGCCTGACGGTAGGAAGTGGCGGATCGGTATCCGCCATCCACGGCCAGAAGTAGCCGGTGGAGTTTTGGCTGTACTTCCCAGCCAGGATCTAACCCTGGTGACTTCCGGCGATTACGAACGTTATTTTCTTAAATACGGCACACGCTATCATCATATTTTTGATCCCCATACAGGGTTACCGGCTCGGGAATTGGTCTCGGCCACAATTATCGGCAATAACAGTGCCGAGGCCGACATTTTGTCCACGGCTGTATTCGTCTTGGGTGCAGACAGAGGGTTGGCTCTTACTAACCAATTACCGCATATCACCACCGTGGTAGTAACACCCAAGCTTCAGGTTCTTACGGCCGGAAGCCATGAGACTGAGCTGGAACTCGTGTACAAAGAAGGGGAAGACCAGTGA
- a CDS encoding NusG domain II-containing protein: MTRGDKTVVAVVLITVAVLGGLIWLWKNYAPLAGPTEVVIEVNGQVKERLFLSELKAGEKHEIKGFQGYSLLEVGDNKVKMVESPCPDKICIGMGWISRPGESIICIPNRVVVRIVGSDNYDYDGLSQ; encoded by the coding sequence GTGACGCGAGGAGACAAAACAGTAGTAGCAGTGGTACTCATAACAGTAGCCGTGTTAGGCGGCTTGATCTGGTTATGGAAAAACTATGCTCCCTTGGCCGGACCCACGGAAGTTGTAATTGAAGTAAACGGCCAGGTTAAGGAGCGGCTTTTTCTGTCGGAGCTTAAGGCAGGAGAGAAGCACGAGATCAAAGGCTTTCAAGGGTATAGCCTACTTGAGGTTGGAGACAATAAAGTAAAGATGGTAGAATCACCCTGTCCTGACAAAATATGTATCGGCATGGGTTGGATAAGCCGCCCCGGCGAGTCCATTATTTGTATTCCTAATCGGGTGGTGGTGCGTATTGTGGGCTCGGATAACTACGATTACGACGGCCTCAGCCAGTAA
- a CDS encoding Gx transporter family protein produces MISKGEETRKLLRLSLLVAGGTVLHVVESHLPALSTLPGAKLGLANIVTMLTLMSYSPADTWKVVGLRVFLGSLLGGTFLTTTFFLSTAGAIGSTTVMILALFLGQGSLSTVGISILGAVAHNVAQLLMAVFLTRSWGIVLYLPYLLLFALPTGYFVGVLSRFILRSAPSFSPLHLVGNGRKRQDLTRECRICHWSSHTPKED; encoded by the coding sequence ATGATCAGCAAGGGGGAAGAAACAAGAAAGCTGCTGCGCCTATCACTGTTGGTGGCCGGAGGAACGGTGTTACATGTAGTGGAATCGCACTTACCTGCCCTGAGTACTTTGCCTGGGGCTAAACTGGGCTTGGCTAATATCGTCACCATGCTGACCCTAATGTCTTACTCTCCGGCCGATACCTGGAAAGTGGTAGGTCTAAGAGTGTTCCTGGGCTCTCTGTTAGGAGGCACGTTTCTCACCACTACTTTTTTCTTGAGCACAGCCGGTGCTATCGGCAGCACAACTGTGATGATCCTGGCACTTTTTCTGGGCCAAGGGTCACTTAGCACTGTAGGCATAAGCATTTTGGGGGCCGTGGCCCATAACGTGGCCCAACTTCTGATGGCTGTGTTTCTTACCCGTAGTTGGGGGATCGTCTTATATTTGCCCTATTTATTACTGTTTGCTTTGCCGACCGGCTATTTTGTCGGTGTTCTGTCCCGTTTTATCTTACGCTCGGCCCCTTCTTTCTCGCCGCTGCATTTAGTTGGTAATGGTAGGAAACGACAGGACTTAACTCGTGAATGTAGAATATGTCATTGGAGCTCCCATACGCCAAAGGAGGATTGA
- a CDS encoding DUF4321 domain-containing protein, protein MFVRRYRSTGLLVVLLLAGALVGGALGQLFSDYLPFLALGQTVGLAPTTLNLSVVEITFGLSLHFTVAGAIGLLLGYLLYRLL, encoded by the coding sequence ATGTTTGTGCGCAGATATCGTAGCACCGGCCTGTTGGTGGTACTTCTTTTGGCCGGCGCCTTGGTTGGAGGTGCTTTAGGTCAACTGTTCTCTGATTACCTGCCGTTCTTAGCTCTAGGTCAGACGGTGGGATTGGCGCCCACAACACTTAATCTCAGCGTAGTTGAGATCACTTTTGGTCTAAGCCTTCATTTTACTGTGGCTGGGGCCATTGGATTACTCTTGGGATATTTATTGTATAGATTGCTGTAG
- a CDS encoding septum formation inhibitor Maf: MKKLILASQSPRRKELLANLGVSFEVIPSREEEAGVLASDPGQLVEALARRKAEAVASALPADQELLVIGADTIVILDGTILGKPKNVGQAAVMLQGLSGRWHQVLTGVAVSDPESGCTLTAHEVTEVKFRSLTAEEIAAYVATGEPLDKAGAYGIQDKGALLVERIQGCYFNVVGLPLVKLAGLLARCGVDLLKKERESGHEVPPNVKGATPG; the protein is encoded by the coding sequence ATGAAGAAACTGATTCTGGCTTCGCAATCGCCACGACGCAAAGAATTGTTGGCTAACTTGGGAGTGTCGTTTGAAGTTATCCCGAGCCGGGAGGAAGAAGCTGGGGTTTTGGCCAGCGACCCAGGACAGTTAGTTGAAGCATTGGCTCGACGTAAAGCTGAGGCGGTAGCATCGGCACTGCCAGCCGATCAAGAACTGCTGGTTATTGGTGCCGATACCATAGTCATACTTGACGGAACCATTTTGGGCAAGCCAAAGAATGTGGGGCAGGCAGCTGTTATGTTACAGGGGCTGTCTGGGCGCTGGCATCAGGTGCTCACTGGGGTAGCTGTGTCCGATCCGGAGTCGGGCTGTACTCTTACCGCCCACGAAGTTACCGAGGTGAAATTCCGCTCCCTGACTGCCGAAGAGATTGCCGCCTATGTGGCGACAGGGGAGCCGTTGGACAAGGCCGGCGCTTACGGTATTCAAGACAAAGGCGCACTATTGGTGGAACGAATCCAGGGCTGTTATTTTAATGTAGTGGGTCTTCCGTTAGTAAAGCTGGCGGGACTCCTTGCCCGTTGTGGTGTAGACTTATTGAAAAAGGAGAGGGAAAGCGGGCATGAAGTACCACCTAACGTTAAAGGAGCTACCCCCGGATAG
- the radC gene encoding DNA repair protein RadC yields MKYHLTLKELPPDSRPRERLIKQGAESLATAELLAIILRTGYKGRTAIQVAEQLLSVGGEGGALRYLVTADVSELSAVPGIGPAKAAQIKAALELGIRLAQEDTGQCDYVRSPEDAYFLVKSDMQYFDREHFRTIMLSTKNQVLAQETVAVGSLSAALVHPRELFKGCIRKSAAAVILVHNHPSGDPEPSPEDIKLTDRLSQAGVLLGIQVLDHVIIGDGRYVSLRERGFINPSVSR; encoded by the coding sequence ATGAAGTACCACCTAACGTTAAAGGAGCTACCCCCGGATAGTCGCCCCCGGGAACGACTAATTAAGCAGGGGGCCGAAAGCCTGGCTACCGCCGAATTGCTGGCTATTATTTTACGGACTGGTTACAAAGGGCGGACAGCTATCCAGGTGGCGGAGCAATTGCTTTCAGTCGGGGGTGAAGGCGGCGCTCTGCGCTATTTGGTTACGGCTGATGTTAGTGAGTTATCTGCTGTTCCGGGTATAGGGCCGGCCAAGGCAGCCCAGATTAAGGCAGCTTTGGAGCTGGGTATACGTCTGGCCCAAGAAGATACGGGACAGTGCGATTACGTCCGTTCACCTGAAGACGCGTACTTTTTGGTGAAAAGCGATATGCAGTATTTTGATCGCGAGCACTTTCGCACCATTATGCTGAGCACGAAGAATCAGGTACTGGCACAGGAAACTGTAGCTGTAGGGAGTCTGAGCGCGGCCCTGGTTCACCCACGGGAATTGTTTAAAGGCTGCATCAGAAAAAGTGCGGCGGCAGTCATATTGGTTCATAACCACCCCAGCGGTGATCCCGAACCTAGCCCGGAGGATATTAAACTTACCGATCGTTTGTCTCAAGCTGGGGTACTGTTGGGAATCCAGGTGCTGGATCATGTCATTATCGGTGACGGTCGTTATGTTAGCCTCCGGGAACGAGGATTCATTAATCCCTCAGTCTCTAGGTAG
- a CDS encoding rod shape-determining protein encodes MVLSFILNQFSRDMGIDLGTANTLVFVKNRGVVLQEPSVVAIQRDTGANLAVGEEAKRMIGRTPGNIIAIRPMKDGVIADFDVTQAMMRHFIGKANRVRGLIKPRVIVSIPSGVTEVEKRAVLDATLQAGAREAFLIEEPMAAAIGAELPVHEPTGNMIVDIGGGTTEVAVISLGGIVTCRSIRIGGDEMDEAIVQYIKRTYNLMIGERTAEEVKINLGSAFLTEEFETAEREIRGRDLVTGLPKTIRITAAEIHEALAEPVTAIVEAVKVTLEKTPPELAADIMDRGIVMTGGGSLLHGIDMLLQNETGMPVYVAENALTSVAMGTGRALDEIDLLGRVLIAPKRG; translated from the coding sequence ATGGTCTTAAGCTTCATCCTCAACCAATTTTCTCGCGATATGGGCATTGATTTAGGTACGGCCAATACCTTGGTATTTGTTAAGAACCGGGGAGTTGTCCTGCAAGAGCCGTCAGTGGTGGCAATTCAACGAGACACCGGGGCAAACTTAGCTGTGGGCGAGGAAGCCAAACGCATGATTGGTCGCACTCCAGGCAATATTATCGCCATCCGTCCTATGAAGGACGGTGTGATTGCCGACTTCGACGTGACTCAAGCTATGATGCGTCATTTCATTGGCAAAGCTAACCGGGTTCGGGGATTGATAAAGCCACGGGTTATTGTGAGCATTCCTTCCGGTGTTACCGAAGTGGAAAAGCGGGCCGTTTTAGATGCCACTTTACAAGCAGGAGCACGGGAGGCGTTCCTGATCGAAGAACCTATGGCAGCAGCCATCGGAGCAGAACTACCCGTACATGAACCTACTGGCAATATGATAGTAGATATCGGCGGTGGGACTACTGAAGTGGCTGTAATTTCCCTGGGTGGCATTGTTACCTGCCGTTCTATTCGGATTGGCGGCGATGAGATGGATGAAGCCATTGTGCAGTACATTAAGCGCACTTACAATTTAATGATCGGTGAGCGGACGGCTGAAGAAGTGAAGATTAATCTAGGTTCTGCTTTTCTCACAGAAGAGTTTGAGACGGCAGAGCGGGAGATCCGAGGACGCGACTTGGTAACGGGATTGCCGAAGACAATTCGAATAACAGCGGCCGAAATACATGAAGCGCTGGCTGAACCGGTCACGGCGATTGTGGAGGCAGTAAAGGTTACCTTGGAAAAAACGCCGCCTGAGCTGGCTGCTGATATTATGGATCGGGGTATTGTTATGACCGGCGGCGGTTCCTTGTTACACGGCATTGACATGTTACTGCAGAACGAAACCGGCATGCCTGTGTATGTAGCAGAGAATGCTCTCACGTCTGTAGCTATGGGTACCGGTAGAGCCCTGGACGAAATCGATCTCCTGGGCCGGGTGCTAATTGCACCTAAACGTGGTTGA